The genomic DNA AACAGCACCACAGGATAGAAGGCGAGAGGGAGAGAAAGCATCTCGGAGGAAGAAAATACCGGTACCCCTAGCAGAGATATCCGGCCTTTTGTGCCCCCACCACTCGCCCGCCGGAGAGTTGCAGGCTTCAGTGGTGACGAGCTCAGGCAATGATGGGAAAGAGAGTGGGCCCTTCTGGGAGATGTGATCTCAAGCACAGGAAAGCCAAGATGTTTTGAGATGTGACTGAGACCTGAGAATGAACCTGGGGGGATGGGAGCACTTGGATTGAGGACACATTAGCCCATTTTTAATGATGGTGCCGTGTTAAATGGGCACCACCCCAAAAAGTGGGTATTCACCCTGGGTTTCAAGAAACCCAGGGCACGAATGAAATAAGCTTAATTTACGCACGGAAACCAAAATTGGCCGCCTCTTTGTGGGAGCTGCAGTTGGTTTTCTCAGGGCAGAAAGCACACTCAATTCAGTTACACAAGATCTGGGTTCAAGTTCCCACTCCATTTTACTTGGTGTTAACTAAGACCTTAGAGAGTTACTTAATTGCATTTCAGTCACCTTATAGGttgttaaaaataagaacatgtcAGGTACTAAGTGCATATTATGAAAATTTTGAATGATGTGATTCATATACATGTGAAATTATAAATTGAAGATCATGGCTTCAATTTTCATATAAGTTCATTATCATTGTATCATGAATGGGGCAAACCCAGCCAGTTGTCTGGCAGTCATGGACACtattttttttcagtgctttACCTTACTCTAAGTATAATATTAGTATGAACAGGGTCATTATCTAAATATTGAACAACTATTAAAACCTGATCCCAGTCATTGAACTACAGTATTTACTTTTAATACATTTATAGAATCATGATTTAAATAGTAAAGAAAATAGTTTGAATGCCCGTAATTGGATTATGCTATAATTGAATTTTAGTGTTTCAGTGGgtttggggaagagaaagaagtgaACAAACAGCTAATGAAAGAGAATGGCCCATATTATTCTAGACGGCCGAATCTTCTAGGaattttgtgtcattttcaatttttttcccatttcaaggGTCACGGAGATTTATTCCATTTGCCAGAGCAGTTAGGGAACCCTTCAAAGTCATGCCTTCTTACTTACCAAGGATAATACTTGCCTGCGGTAGACTTTGAAGATGTCCTAAACATGAGGGGAGGAATGTTCCACAGGCGATAAGGCGCTGCAGGCCTGTGGGACaagggggaggcaggcagagtgCAAAAATGAGAAGAACTCCACCaaaatctttccttttaaaaatttttggttaGATGAGATCAAATGAAACAACAGAGAAGCTATCTGAGAACTTTGCAAATTGAAGATACATGAGTAGGTGATTAGACTATAACTTcaattttacataaaaacatcccccaaaagagtcccaaaTGCATACATAAGATAATAATTCTTGAAAGAATTTAATGGCAGTTAATCTATGTGAGTCACTACAGTGCTTGAACTTGACTCTGCTTAGATTATCCTGCCAGAAATCTTTTTAAGGTATCTCttcacacacacgcgcgcgcgcgcgcacacacacacacacacacacacacacacacacacccctcgcTAATTCATACTCACAGCTTCCTCAGCTAGTAGCAACCTAGGAAAGAATCTCTTTCAAACCATTAGAGAGCCACAGGAAATCAACTCTCGGGGCAGAAAGCATTTGGGTGATGACATGTTGGCTGACACAGCTGATGCCCAGCCATTCTAAAGCTTTCCCTCTCACCTTTTGTGATCCCTTGATTAAATTTTGTGTCAAGTTGTCATAACGTGTATAAAACCCCGTTTCCGGGTGGGAGAGGGTAGGGGAATGTAGAAGGCAATGCTCTTCCTGGCACCCTCCACTGAAGACTTCCCTGAACTGATTTCCTGAAAATCTCCTTCTGTTTGCCTTCACCAGGAATGGCGGCCCTAGATAGTAAGGCATCAGGGAAGATGGGAATGCGAGCTGTAGTCTATTACATGACTACGACCATCATTGCCGTGGTGATTGGCAtaatcattgtcatcatcatccaTCCTGGGAAGGGCACAAAGGAAAACATGCACAGAGAAGGCAAAATTGTACAAGTGACAGCTGCAGACGCCTTCCTGGACTTGATCAGGTACGTCCTTGCAAGCCCATCCTTTTGGATATATTTTGACCACTCAACCCCTTTTCTTGGGGGGAGCTAACCAAACCCTAGAAGAGGTGTCCAACTGAACCAGCCCTGCTGGGCTTGAAGTGAAGGTCACATATTCTTTCTAACAGAAACTGAAGGATCCATTTTCTGGTCTCCTGTGAAAGAGGTGGGAAGAgcaaggaaataaagatttaagaGCCCTGCTTTTAGGATACTGGATCTGATCACTCAGTTCTCTCAGCTGTGTAGCTCACCTTGTGATAATACTCTTTTGtgtgtgcaatttttttttttattgaattatattgCTGTACaacattatgtaagttacaggtgcacagtatagtgattcataatttttaaagatcatgctccatttatagttgttataaaatgttggctgtattccctgcaTCATattatatccttatagcttatttcatgcctaatagtttgtatctcttaatccttttcccctatattgcccctccccacttccctcttcccactggtaaccactagtttgttctctatatctgtgagtctgcttgtttttttgttatattcaccagcttgtattttttagattccacatgtaagtgataccatacggtatttgtctttctctgtcagacttatttcacttaacaaacTGCTCTCCAATAATGATGCCCTTCTTAACCTACTTTTCTCAAGTCTTGCTCGCTAAGGCTAGTTTTTATTCAAGTGTAGCCTGTTCATTGGACTTTTCTAGTTTGGAACCTGTGATCTGAATCATCATCCACTATACATAATAATTGATTTCTGGAAGGGACTTTAGAGATCATCTGATCATATCTGGTCCAAGCTTTTCCTTTTGTACTGTTAAGGAATTAAGGCAAGGTTAAGGGAACCTACAAGGGATGGTGAGACACTAGGGACTAACAGCTATGGGAAGCTGTTTTGTTACCACCTGTAGCTCTGAGGGGCAAAGGACTGGAGCTGTTAGTGGAACCAGGAAGAGCTGTAGCCTTGGGAAAGGGCCTTGAAGACAGGAGCTATGGCTGTAATTGGGAGGGAGGGAGTTGTTGCCCAACGTACCAAAGAAGAGAGAGTTGGAAGAACATATACATCCACTCCTCTCCCACTGCCCTGTGTTCTGTCAGCGCCTCTCACTGGACAAACCCAGCAGGAAGCCAGAAAGCAATGGGTCAGCTTCTCAGGGCAGGAAGCAGGATGGAGAGTGAATCTAGAAGGGCAAATGGAAGACAGCCCAGCCCAGACATCTGCTTCGTTTTCCTCCACCAAGTAGCCCACCTGGTCTGTCTCCCCCAAACCTTGTCCTTTCCTCCCTTATTTACAGCTTACTTGCAGTGATTGGTTTGCCAATGCTAGATTTCTACTCTAAAGAATTCCCCATTGATCATCTCAAACACGCTCCTCCTAGGGACTTGATGTCACATGCCATCTCAAGGAACGGGTCTGTGGCTCACAGATTCAAGAGCGATTTGGGCGACAAAGGGTCTTTTCGGCAGCACCTCTCAATTCTTCCCATGAGTGACTTTGTACCCTCTGTGTGTAAGCACACATGGCCCCACAGTGCCTCTTGAAGGCCCTTTACAGGGAGTTAATCCCAATTACCTGAAGGTAACAAGCCACTCTATTATTTCATACCAAGTTGTCACCTGGTagctatgattttatttattagttcatACAGTTCATTAAGGCTTTTCACCTTTATTTGCCCCCCAAGGAACTTTACCCTCAGGTAGTTTTGATTAGGAGTATTTTATTATAGTCTCTTTCTGTGTAATTTCTACTCCTTGTTTGAAGATTTGGGGTCTTCATTCCGGGTTGCTCCATTGGCGCACCATGTGTTTCTGCCCCCTCCTTGCCCCAGTAACAGGTATATGATTAACCTGTCCCCACCCAGTCACGTAGTTTGAGCATTTATCTTGGAATCTCCTAAACTCATATTTTTATCAGGGTTTGTAGACACGGACCTATAGCGCATAGGTGGGAAGGACAAAGGAACAGGATGGCCCAGGCAGTAAGAAGAAAGCACAAGAGCTTATCACCTTAAAATAAGTCTTTGATGGCATACATCTGCTGGACTCCATGCCTCCTTCTCCCACAGGCTTCAGTCTTGGAGCCCTAGTGATCATTTCATCCTCTAATCTCTGCTTTATCAGATGAATCAACTGAGACCTAAGTAGGTACCATGAATTAGTCAAAGTCACATGTAGAGATTCCCCAGCTAGAGTGttgccccttcttccttccccatcATGAACTCAAACACTGCTCTGAGCGAGTGACGAACTCTGCCTCAAGTTAAATTTTGTGAGGCCATCTCTCTAGGGTCACCAAATAGCCTCAGAAGTTCCAGCAATTCAGAGTCCATATCTTATTCTCCAGAGGGCCTTTGGGAGGACTTTGTGGAGAACTACATTCCACAGTCCCACCATAACATTTAATTCAGAACATTTGGTTCCTAAACATAGGGCAAAATACCAAAATGGCCACTGATGAATAATACCTCAGTTAGCCAAAATGCTTATGATAAAAGGCATTTCTGTTCTTACTTGGGTTCTTCTAGGAGCAGCGTTTGATGTCTGAATAAAGAATGTCTGATGAAAGGACAGATGAGTTGAATTTGGGACTTCCTTGACAAATATGAACTACATGGGCCACCATTAAGTATGACCTATGTCCCATTTAATAAAATCCACCAAAATCATTCTCTTTTTCCATTTGCTGCTTAGTTCAATGCAGTCTTTACCTTAGACAAAATCAAAAAGTATTTAAGGAGCTAACTTATTATTTGGGAAAATTTTCAAGTGACTGTTACTTTCTTTGCAGGAATATGTTTCCTCCAAATCTGGTAGAAGCCTGCTTTAAACAGGTAAATACCCGACAGCTAGTAATTCACCTTTGAAATTCTTCTTTGACATACCAGAGTGGgactctcttttttattttattttattttattttattttattttattttattttattttattttattttattttattttattttattttattttattttattttccatttctttgtaacaAGAAACACTTCTTTCTCCAACCAGATGGAAAGCACTAAAATTTTCTGGGGaattgggaggggaggggggtctTTCCTTGTCTTGAAGGCTGTTAGTTGCCAGACACTATATGTCTTGCATACAAATGGCTTATTAAGTCTCTGTTAATTGTTAAAAAGGCTGATCAGGAGactccctccccccctcccccatatcccaAACACAAAAGCTCACCAAGCAAGCAAACTCcagtattaaatatatttatattttgttttaaagattaggGAGGTTATTCAAGtttctggttttgattttgaaaatcaatgggttgtttttttttttttttcaaaagtttatGAAGGGTCTTATAGATTCTAAAGGAGGAACCATGTCGATCAGAAACGATTGCCACCGTCATGTATTGAAGGtctgctatgtgccaagcactgatgTTGTCTTTACTCCTCACACAAATATGACAGGTATCATTATCTTCATTACACTGATGAGGCAACTCACCGGTGATAATTCAGAGGGATTCTGTAACAGGCACAAGCTTTACAAGTAGTAAATggcagactgagaattcagatcCACTGTGTTGACTTCAAATTCTGTCTTTTTTATACGCCTACATTTTATTCTGTCTCATGGAAAGGGGTATCCAGGCTGATGAGACACCTACCAGGGGGCCATAGTGAGGTCTAGTTCCTTTTAGCCCCCAATCCAAGCAACTCTTGGTATTGGTATCTTGAAGATACCAATACATTTTACTATTAAGGGATGAAATTAGTAAAGTTCATTCTAACCTCCCTAGAGTAAAAAAGATTTGTTGCCTAAAATATTAAAAGGGAAACAATTAGACATTCTAAAATTAATAATCGTTCCCAAACATTTCTCCAGATGGtgtcacttcagacttgttataATTTCCTAAACTTTCTGCTTGGattctgtaaaacaaaacaaaaccatgatCTCATGGGAGACCAAGTATTAcactttctttcccccttttcaaAATTTGTATTGACCATTTTTAATAGGTGATGCATGTATACCCTGCAAAATTCAaacagaattctttaaaaaaaaaaaaaaagcctgaaggGGTAAAATCATTCTTTATTCAAAACAACTGTAACCATAAATAATAAACCCTTTTCAATCCAACCAGCCAAGCCTAGCACCATGGGGCTGACTATTCCTGTTAGTCAGCTGGCACTGGACAACATCAAAAATGCTGATTTCTAGCAGCCCTGGGAAGAGTGCTGACTCACGCAGA from Camelus bactrianus isolate YW-2024 breed Bactrian camel chromosome 3, ASM4877302v1, whole genome shotgun sequence includes the following:
- the SLC1A3 gene encoding excitatory amino acid transporter 1 isoform X3, which produces MTKNNGEEARLGGRMERFQQGVRKRTLLAKKKVQNITKEDVKSYLFRNAFVLLTVTAVIVGTILGFTLRPYKMSYREVKYFSFPGELLMRMLQMLVLPLIISSLVTGMAALDSKASGKMGMRAVVYYMTTTIIAVVIGIIIVIIIHPGKGTKENMHREGKIVQVTAADAFLDLIRNMFPPNLVEACFKQFMKGLIDSKGGTMSIRNDCHRHVLKVCYVPSTDVVFTPHTNMTV